Genomic DNA from Thermosipho ferrireducens:
GCATCCCCGATTACAAAATTTATATTCCTTAAATTGTTTATATTGGCGTTGGCTCTTCCTGCTTTTATAGCTATTCTGTTATTTTCTACTGCTGTGACGTGTTTACTTAAAGCTGCAAGTCGCATTGTAAATGTTCCAATTCCGCTATAAAGATCTAAAACAATTTCTTTACCAGTTAATTCAAGTCGTTTAGTTATTGTTTCAATAAGTTTTGATGTTATATAATAGTTATTCTGAAAGAAGGCTGTTGGAGGGATTTGAAATTTTTCCCAGTCAAATTCTATAGAAAGTACTCCTTCGCCCTTTAAAACCTTGTATGGGCCTCGAAGGACTATTTTATCAACACTGTTCATAACATGTATAACAGATGATATTCCTGGTATGTGTTTAATTAACTGTGTCGCTATCAATTTGTCGAAAGGTAGGTTTTCAGTTTTTGTTACGAAAATTGCCATAACAGTTCCTTCAGAAGGAGAATACCTCATCACAAGATGTTTTAATATCCCTCTTTTGTTTTTATAAACAGGTATTTTTAATTCTTCCACAATTTTTGGTACAACTGTCAGTGCTCTATTGAAAACCTTTGGAGAAATAGGACAATTTTTTAAAGGAATGACTTTGTTGGAATTTTTTTCTTTCAAACCCAAAAATACTTCGTTTTTATAATCAAAAGCATACTCCATTTTCAATCTGTATTCAAACTCATGCGAACTTTTTTCTATTGATTCTACAAATTCGGGAGGAATTTTAGCGATTCTATTAAGTTGATCTTTTACTATGCTTTCTTTGAATTCAATTTGTTTTTCATAATTTATGTCCATCCACTGACAACCACCGCATTTACCAAAATAAGGACATGCGGGAGAACGTCTTTCATTTATTTTTTCTAAAATGTTGTGAGCATAACCTATAGCGTAATCTTTTTTTTCTCTTACTATTTTGACCTCTACAAGTTCGCCTGGGTATCCTCTATCAACGAATATTATTTTTCCTCCTGGAAGCTTTCCCAGACCCTGTCCGCCATGAGCTATTTTTTCTATATAGACAGTTTCTATCTTCTCTTTGTTATTTATCATATTCTTACACCCCTTTTTATTAAATACTTTAAAATTATAGCACAGAACATTGTTGGTATCGTTGTATAAGAAGTTTGTTGAGATTAGAACAGTCCTATATCAGGTTTGTTTTCTTTGAAATCCCATCCAAAAAATTTCTCATCAAATTCGATTACGTAGAATAATACAGAGAGTTTTGTTATATCTTGCATGTCGAATTTTCCATCGTTATTAAATGAAAATTCTCCGGAAATATTCATTGCCCAGCAGTGTAATTTTTTTGAAACTGATATTTTCAAATTTGTTATTCTATTTTCAAGAGGATTATATTTAGTATATAAACTAAAAGATGGGTCTGTATTCCCTATTTTCATTTCATAAATCCAGGATTTTTTTCTATCTTTGTTGTAGCTCAATGAGAAACTATTTTTGCTTTTTGCTATGGTGTATTTCATATTCCAGTTTGGTGTTGCTGTTTTTAACGTCTGGTAATAATTAAGCTCTAACGTGTTTTTATAACCAAATGTGTTAAAATACCCTTTGAAGTTGGCTCTCTTTATAAAACCATTTTCAATTGATTGTACAACATTTCCTTTAAGTTTTTGAAATGTTAAAGAGTGTATTATTTCTTTTATTGGAGTGGGTGAGTTGTGAAAATAATCAAATTTTGCATTATAAAAAATTCTGTCTTTTTTATTTGTAATAGAAAAACTTACTTTCGATGGATTGAGTTTCTTGTTTTCATTATCGTATGAGGTTTCCGTTTTAAGTGTGAAATTGTAATTATTGAAAGGAATCTGGGTGTTGGTTTTTATAATATCATTTAATACTTTATTATTAATAAAATCCCAGCCACGGGTTACACTAAAAATGGAATATTTTGTGTTTATTTCATATATACTCATTAACTTATTATATTCTGTATCAGTAGCTTCATCACGAAAATTTTTTCTATAATTATATTTCAGCTCTAACTTTAATGGAGAAAATTCATACTTAAATCCGACAGAATACATATCATGCATTCCCAGCTGGAGAATGTAACTATCGGTTATTGAGTTTAGAAAACTCATTCCAAATGTGTAATTTGTAGATATTTCAAAAGGTTCAAATTTGTACACGAGTGGTAATTTAAATTCGTGCGTAATTTTTGTTGTGAAAGAATCATTTTTAAAATTTCCAGTGAATTTTGTTTTAAAGAATTTTTTGTCGTAGAGGCTAAACTGATAAGAGCCGTTGATATTTGATTGCCATGTTTTTGTTCCAGGTTTAGTGATAAGTCCGTTTGTTGAGAATGTTGTGTTATACCTTATGTTTGAAATTTTTAAATTGGTCTGGAATGGAAGGGAAAATTT
This window encodes:
- the rlmD gene encoding 23S rRNA (uracil(1939)-C(5))-methyltransferase RlmD, with product MINNKEKIETVYIEKIAHGGQGLGKLPGGKIIFVDRGYPGELVEVKIVREKKDYAIGYAHNILEKINERRSPACPYFGKCGGCQWMDINYEKQIEFKESIVKDQLNRIAKIPPEFVESIEKSSHEFEYRLKMEYAFDYKNEVFLGLKEKNSNKVIPLKNCPISPKVFNRALTVVPKIVEELKIPVYKNKRGILKHLVMRYSPSEGTVMAIFVTKTENLPFDKLIATQLIKHIPGISSVIHVMNSVDKIVLRGPYKVLKGEGVLSIEFDWEKFQIPPTAFFQNNYYITSKLIETITKRLELTGKEIVLDLYSGIGTFTMRLAALSKHVTAVENNRIAIKAGRANANINNLRNINFVIGDAEKFLENNPEKYDVIVLDPPRTGAGKNVINKILQSSPQKIAYVSCDPSTLARDLKILLDSQKYKLLFVKPFDMFPQTYHVESLALLKKK